A window of Apium graveolens cultivar Ventura chromosome 8, ASM990537v1, whole genome shotgun sequence contains these coding sequences:
- the LOC141677945 gene encoding hexokinase-2-like: MGKLAATTTILCAAAATAAAVLIIRHRMKSSGKYAKTAAILDELAKNMETTASKLRQVADAMSVEMHAGLASEGGSKLKMLISFVDNLPTGDEKGLFYALDLGGTNFRVLRVQLGGKEKRVVKQEFDEVSIPPNLMVGTSDALFDFIATALAKFVATEGEDFHLSPGRQRELGFTFSFPVKQLSIASGTLITWTKGFSIEDAIGEDIVAELSKAIERVGLDMRVAALVNDTIGTLAGGRYNNPDAIAAVILGTGTNAAYVERAQAIPKWHGLLPKSGEMVINMEWGNFRASHLPLTEYDHALDVESLNPGEQIFEKIISGMYLGEIVRRVLCRMAEEAAFFGDIVPPKLRTPFILRTPVMSAMHHDSSSDLKVVGTKLKDILEITNTSLKTRRVVVEVCDIVASRGARLSAAGILGILKKLGRDVVKDGEKPTSVISLDGGLFEHYAKFRDTMESTLKELLGEAGDSIVIEHSNDGSGIGAALLAASHSQYLEVEEP, from the exons ATGGGCAAGCTGGCGGCAACTACCACCATACTCTGCGCCGCCGCGGCTACCGCCGCCGCCGTTCTTATAATCCGGCACCGTATGAAGAGCTCCGGAAAGTACGCCAAGACGGCGGCGATACTTGATGAGCTGGCGAAAAATATGGAGACGACGGCGTCGAAGCTCCGGCAAGTGGCGGATGCGATGAGTGTGGAGATGCATGCTGGGCTTGCTTCAGAAGGTGGAAGTAAGCTGAAGATGCTTATTAGTTTTGTTGATAATCTTCCTACTGG GGATGAGAAAGGATTATTTTATGCACTGGACCTTGGCGGGACAAATTTCCGCGTTCTTCGTGTACAGTTGGGTGGGAAGGAAAAGCGTGTTGTTAAGCAAGAGTTTGATGAAGTCTCGATTCCTCCAAATTTAATGGTCGGGACATCTGAT GCATTATTTGATTTTATTGCTACTGCGCTTGCGAAATTTGTTGCCACTGAAGGTGAAGATTTTCATCTATCCCCTGGTAGACAAAGAGAGCTGGGTTTTACCTTTTCGTTTCCAGTTAAACAACTGTCAATTGCATCGGGAACTCTCATTACATGGACAAAAGGCTTTTCTATAGAAGACGCG ATCGGAGAGGATATTGTGGCTGAGTTATCAAAAGCAATTGAAAGAGTTGGTCTTGATATGCGTGTGGCTGCTCTT GTCAACGATACAATTGGAACCTTAGCAGGGGGAAGATACAACAACCCAGATGCCATTGCCGCTGTGATTTTGGGTACCGGAACTAATGCAGCATATGTAGAGCGGGCTCAAGCAATACCCAAGTGGCATGGTCTGCTGCCTAAATCTGGAGAGATG GTTATTAATATGGAGTGGGGTAACTTCCGGGCATCACATCTTCCACTTACAGAGTATGATCATGCTTTGGATGTTGAGAGTTTGAATCCTGGCGAACAG ATATTTGAAAAAATCATTTCTGGCATGTATCTGGGAGAGATTGTGCGCAGAGTCCTGTGCAGGATGGCTGAAGAAGCTGCCTTTTTTGGTGATATCGTACCTCCAAAACTAAGGACTCCCTTTATATTGCG GACTCCTGTCATGTCTGCGATGCATCACGACTCATCTTCTGATCTCAAAGTGGTTGGGACCAAGCTCAAGGATATTTTAGAG ATTACCAATACATCCTTGAAAACAAGAAGAGTAGTTGTAGAGGTCTGTGATATTGTTGCTTCTCGAGGGGCCCGCCTTTCAGCTGCTGGGATCTTGGGTATCCTCAAGAAGCTAGGAAGAGATGTAGTAAAGGATGGGGAAAAGCCTACTTCAGTAATATCACTAGATGGAGGACTATTTGAACACTACGCCAAATTCAGAGATACAATGGAGAGCACCTTGAAGGAGTTGCTCGGGGAGGCTGGTGATTCCATTGTCATTGAGCATTCTAATGATGGTTCGGGCATCGGAGCTGCCCTCCTAGCAGCCTCTCATTCACAATACCTTGAAGTTGAGGAGCCTTAA
- the LOC141677944 gene encoding uncharacterized protein LOC141677944 — MLPPYPFSSTTISSASPLCHPGFLNMSMRSVASTQNSRIMSKTTLNSLEILAVFFLITLPFLANSQQTNNYEKNILLQLKQFWSNPVSLNHWSASKSSDHCTWPEITCNENSVTGLDLFSKDITGKIPPFICDLKNLTVLDFSNNLIPGLFPTGLYNCSNLQHLDLSDNYFVDIIPGDINKLSQLNFLNLGGNNFTGDIPAAIGLLSELVTLKLSANQFNGSFAPEIGNLSNLEALEFSTLTKLPPWTLPTNLFTKLTKLKNLFMTGSNLIGEIPESIGNLAALEILDFSDNDLSGKIPDSLFLLKNLTELYLYANKLSGPIPRPIEALKMEVLDLSVNNLTGSIPEDIGKLAKLSDLSLFWNKLSGEIPVSIARLPFLTDIRLYNNSLSGELPQDFGRFSMLENFEVSINNLVGNLTDNLCYNGVLRGFVVFDNKLTGEIPKSLGNCSSLKVFYVSGNQFSGKLPDGLWTSLNLTQMMVSRNSFIGQLPDKISSTLLLLEIDSNKFSGEIPAGISSWKNLKEFVASNNQFSGSIPEELTSLPLLEKLQLDRNQFTGFLPKNLIWTYLTMLNLSRNHISGPIPAQLGSLSRLVDLDLSENEFSGTIPSELSRLMLPSLNLSSNHLTGKIPGEYDNGAFVSSFLNNTDLCSNDPSLGIKTCNSRAKTRESNGTSHKFKTTIIFVSVTLFILAILFSLYVILLYRRRRQVSDSRWKLTSFQKLNFTENTILSSLTEENVIGSGGSGKVYRVPVNRSGEYVAVKKIGNSKKLDKRLEIEFNSEVEVLSTIRHVNIVKLLCCISSENSKLVVYQYMENGSLDEWLHGNKRAAKHANAMPQMILDWPNRMQIAIGAARGLCYLHHESSSPIIHRDVKSNNVLLDAEFNAKIADFGLARILEKDGGSNSVSVVAGSFGYLAPEYAHSVRVNEKIDVYSFGVILLELVTGREANEGDKDMTLVEWAWNHIKRGKPMIHAIDGDVKEPSYLNEMISVFKLGIICTGTLPSTRPSMKEVLKILIQTCHSKGYGEMNNVIEVDSFPLLKNS; from the exons ATGCTCCCACCATATCCATTTTCCTCCACCACCATCAGTTCTGCATCCCCACTTTGTCACCCTGGATTCCTTAACATGTCGATGAGGTCCGTAGCCAGTACACAAAATTCCCGCATCATGTCGAAAACAACTCTGAATTCTCTCGAAATCCTTGCTGTTTTCTTCCTTATCACCTTGCCTTTCCTTGCCAACTCTCAGCAAACTAACAACTATGAGAAAAACATTTTACTACAACTTAAACAATTCTGGTCAAATCCAGTTTCACTTAATCACTGGTCTGCTTCTAAATCCAGTGATCATTGTACCTGGCCGGAGATCACGTGCAACGAAAACTCTGTTACTGGACTTGACCTATTCAGCAAAGATATAACTGGAAAAATCCCACCTTTTATATGTGACCTTAAGAACCTCACTGTTCTGGATTTTTCGAACAATTTGATCCCCGGATTATTCCCAACAGGCCTTTACAATTGTTCCAATCTTCAGCACTTAGACCTCTCTGATAACTACTTTGTGGACATAATCcctggagatatcaacaagttgTCTCAACTAAATTTTCTCAATCTTGGAGGGAATAACTTCACAGGAGACATTCCTGCAGCTATCGGACTCCTTTCGGAGCTTGTGACTCTTAAACTGTCTGCCAATCAGTTCAATGGCTCTTTCGCGCCAGAAATTGGAAACTTGTCAAATCTTGAAGCTCTTGAATTTTCAACTCTTACTAAGTTACCACCTTGGACACTGCCTACAAATTTGTTCACCAAGTTGACAAAACTGAAGAATCTTTTCATGACTGGATCGAATTTGATTGGAGAGATACCTGAAAGCATTGGCAATTTAGCTGCTCTGGAAATTTTGGATTTCAGCGACAACGATTTGAGTGGGAAAATCCCAGACAGTTTGTTTTTGCTAAAGAATTTAACTGAATTGTATCTTTACGCTAACAAACTTTCTGGGCCTATTCCTCGGCCAATAGAAGCTCTGAAAATGGAGGTACTTGATTTGTCAGTAAATAATTTGACTGGATCAATCCCGGAAGATATTGGAAAACTAGCGAAATTATCAGATTTGTCACTGTTTTGGAATAAATTATCAGGTGAGATTCCGGTAAGTATTGCTAGACTCCCTTTTTTGACAGATATAAGACTTTACAACAATAGTCTATCTGGAGAATTGCCACAAGATTTTGGTAGATTTTCGATGCTGGAGAATTTTGAAGTTTCTATAAACAATTTGGTTGGGAATTTAACCGATAATCTATGCTATAATGGGGTGTTGAGAGGTTTTGTTGTTTTTGACAACAAACTTACTGGTGAAATTCCAAAATCACTCGGAAATTGCTCTAGTTTGAAGGTTTTTTATGTTTCAGGTAATCAGTTTTCTGGTAAACTTCCAGATGGTTTGTGGACTTCACTGAATTTAACACAAATGATGGTAAGCCGTAATTCATTCATTGGCCAGCTTCCTGATAAAATATCTTCGACTTTACTTTTGCTCGAGATTGATAGCAACAAATTTTCTGGTGAAATTCCTGCTGGGATATCTTCCTGGAAGAATCTGAAGGAGTTTGTTGCGAGCAACAATCAGTTCAGTGGTTCAATTCCTGAGGAGTTGACTTCACTTCCACTTCTGGAGAAGTTACAGCTTGATAGGAATCAATTTACTGGATTTCTACCAAAAAACTTGATATGGACATATCTGACAATGCTAAACCTCAGTCGAAATCATATTTCTGGTCCAATTCCAGCTCAGTTAGGTTCGCTGTCTAGACTTGTAGACTTGGATTTGTCAGAGAATGAGTTTTCAGGTACAATTCCAAGTGAACTCAGTCGTTTGATGCTACCCTCGCTTAACCTGTCATCCAATCATCTAACCGGAAAAATCCCTGGAGAATATGATAATGGAGCCTTTGTTAGCAGCTTCTTGAACAATACTGATCTTTGTTCAAATGACCCATCATTAGGCATCAAAACTTGCAATTCCAGAGCTAAAACAAGAGAATCTAATGGAACTTCACATAAATTCAAGACCACTATCATATTTGTTTCTGTGACATTGTTTATATTAGCTATACTTTTCTCGCTATATGTGATTTTGCTATATCGAAGGAGAAGGCAAGTGTCAGATTCAAGGTGGAAGCTCACTTCATTCCAGAAATTGAACTTCACAGAAAACACCATTCTGTCTAGTTTGACAGAAGAGAATGTAATAGGAAGTGGTGGATCCGGGAAAGTTTATCGTGTTCCTGTCAATCGTTCAGGTGAATATGTAGCAGTCAAGAAGATTGGAAACAGCAAGAAGTTGGACAAGAGGCTCGAGATTGAATTCAATTCAGAAGTCGAGGTACTAAGCACAATTCGACATGTCAACATTGTGAAACTTCTGTGTTGTATTTCAAGTGAGAATTCAAAACTTGTTGTCTATCAGTACATGGAAAATGGTAGTTTAGATGAATGGCTTCACGGAAATAAAAGAGCAGCCAAACACGCAAATGCAATGCCTCAAATGATCTTAGATTGGCCTAATAGGATGCAAATTGCTATAGGAGCAGCACGAGGCTTGTGTTATCTTCATCACGAATCATCTTCCCCTATAATTCATCGTGATGTCAAATCCAACAACGTGTTGCTGGATGCCGAGTTCAATGCTAAAATTGCAGATTTTGGATTAGCCAGGATATTGGAGAAAGATGGAGGTTCCAACTCTGTCTCGGTGGTGGCAGGGTCTTTTGGATACTTAGCCCCTG AGTATGCTCATTCAGTACGAGTGAACGAGAAGATTGATGTATATAGTTTTGGCGTGATTCTTCTGGAGCTGGTGACCGGAAGAGAAGCAAATGAAGGAGACAAGGACATGACACTTGTGGAATGGGCATGGAACCATATCAAAAGAGGAAAGCCGATGATCCATGCTATTGACGGGGATGTTAAGGAGCCTTCTTACCTCAACGAGATGATAAGCGTTTTCAAACTTGGGATCATCTGCACAGGCACATTGCCGTCGACCAGGCCGAGCATGAAAGAAGTTTTAAAGATCTTGATACAAACTTGCCATTCAAAAGGATATGGTGAGATGAACAATGTGATTGAGGTAGACTCTTTCCCCCTTCTCAAGAACTCGTGA